The Salegentibacter sp. Hel_I_6 region TAGGGAAGCATTTCCTGGCAATGGTTTTCATGGAATTGGCCATATCTAGGGTGATCTCCTTGACTCGGGCTCGTTTTGAAGCTGGTATTTTAAGCAGCTGTTCTATAATGGGTTCTACCTTGGTTCCCGAGAAAATAGCTACGATACTGCCCTTTTTACCCTTAGCTTTTTTATTGGCAATAATGGTATACAGCTCCCCTTTGGAGAGTGCAGTCTCATCTATAGAGAGCTTGGAGCTGATATTCTCGGGGAAGATGAGCCATTTCTTTGAATGGGATTTTTGATCCCAATCTTTAAAATCACTTAAATAATTTTTGTACTGGCGTTGGAGCTTCTTTCCATTGACCCCGTAAAATCCACCGATGGTATGACAGTCTGAGGCTTTAGTACTGACTAAGTACTTTTAAAAAAGCAGCGAACTCGACGGTCATACGGGTTCCCTGTGCTACTAAGTTCCAGTCACGCTGAATAACCTGTTTGCTTTGTTTATTGAGCCACCGACGGCGTTTTATATGCAGGAATACCTTTTTACCACGTACAGGAAAATCCTGGATTGTTATTTCCTTATGGAACCCGTGTGCTATGACCATCTGGGAGGAGAACTCTTTAGGAATCTCCGGCTTCTCTTCAAAATGTAGGTGTAATATACCTCCTTCTGTTTGATGACCGGTAAGATCAAAATGGGTGATTAATAATTCTGGTAATAATATCTTGAGTAGGTCTATATATGGATCCAATGCTTCCTGTTTAGAAAACAAAAATCAAACTATTATTTCAATTCACACACAACTTTTGAGAATGATCCATTTTTTCTACCAAGAATTATCTCAAACATTCCTAATATTTTTGTCTACTTTTACTTCTGAAGCCCCAAGCTAACATGGATATAAAAAGTATTGAAAGCGAGTTCGACCTGGAACCCTTCTTTTCCCTATCTCACGATTATTTGTATATTGCGGGTTTTGATGGATACTTCAGAAAAATAAATCCAGCCTTCGTAAAATTAATGGGATATACCCGTGAAGAACTATTTTCGAATCCCATTAGTAATTTTGTTTATCCTGAGGATAAGAAGAATACGGCCGAAACCCGGGCAAAGATTTTGAAAGGAGTACCTTTGTTGCATTTTCAAAACCGTTATCTCACGAAATCAGGCGAAATTGTTTGGCTCACCTGGACTTCTATTCCGGTACCCGATAAAGAATTAATCTACGCTATTTCCAAGAACATTACCCATCTTAAAAAGCTGGAAGAAGATCGTCACTTCCGAATAAGAGACCTTACTTCAAAAAATTCAGGACTTACACAATTAAGTTATACTACGGCTCACGATTTAAGGTCTCCGGTAAACAACTTGATTTCGCTTGTTAATTTACTAGACCGCTCCAAAATTCAGGATGATGAAACCTTGCTATATCTGGAGTTATTAGAAAAATCAGTTTATAAATTAAAGAGGACTTTAAACGAGCAGGTTGATCATCTTCAGGAAAACCGTTTTCTAAAACCCTATTGCGAATCGGTGAATTTAAAAGAAGTGATTCAAAACATTGTAGATTCCTTACATTCTCTAATTCAAGAAACCGAGACCTGCTTTGAAATTGATTTTTCTTCAGTTGAATTCCTTAAGGTTAATAAATTTTACTTGCATAGCATCTTCCTTAATCTTATCACCAATTCCATAAAATATGCTAAACCGGGAATTCCACCTCTAATCTCCATTAGTTCGAAAAAAAAATGAATTTGATTCTCAAATTAATTTTTTAGATAACGGAACTGGTTTCGATATGGAAAAAACTGAGCACAGGCTATTTAAATTGCACCAGAAGTTTACAGATAATAAGGACAGCAAAGGTATTGGCCTATATCTGGTAAAGAGTTATATGAATAGCTTAGGAGGTGATATTGAGGTTAGGAGCAAAAACGGCGTTGGCACTGCTTTTATCTTAAATTTTAAAGATTGAAGATAAACGAAAAACAGCGAATGGTAATTGTGAAGTTTAAAGTCGTGGATATATTAATAGAGATATTAAAGGTCCGGAATTCTTATTATCTCGTGAATAATCTGGCTGTAAACTTCGTAGTAGAGTAAAAGTCTTTATAGAAAACAAAAAAACCTTAAAAAGACCCGTTTTAAAAAGCCTTTTTAAGGTTTTTATTTACTAAACTTCAACTAAAATCAAATTTGCTCAACAAAATCTGAAAAGACTTTTTTATGGAGTTTGAGGTCTAAATCTGGAGATACAGATACCCTGGCAATATAGTCCTTGTCATCTTCTTTGGTTGTGCCCTGGGTAGAGGTTGCGGGGATCGTCCAGTAACATCCTTTTAATTGACCATAACTCACACAATACTTACTTTCATTTGGGATCTCACTAATCATCATATTAATTAGTTTTTGATTTAATGCTCGTTTATAGGTCTCCCTTTCTTCATCGGTATTTCCTTTGGTAGGAAGATCTAATGAAAATACAGAAGGGGTAAAGCCTTGCTGCGCTAATTCTTCTGAAACAAAATTAATTTTCGCCTCTGGTAAAGTTTCTTTGATGAAATTTACAAATGAGCGTGTGTTCACGTAGGCATCGGCAATTCTTTGGTTCATAGAAGGTAATTGCTTTGCCAGGATTTCAACCTGCAAATCTGTTGCCTCGTTATCGCAAAGGATCAGGTGTTTCTCTATTTTTCCTAATAAATCTTCTGCATTTTTATTGGCCACACAATAACCGGCGGTGCATTTTCCGCCACTTGGAAATTTTGAGCCGCTAACGTATGAAATTGTTCTAATTTGAGAAAGTATACCGTCTTCAGCCAGGAATTGTACGTTAGGGCAAAAGGTTTGATCTAATATAAATACAGGATCAATAGCAGTTTCGCCGGTGGCAGTTTTTCGGCTTTCACTTAAAACAGCTCTTAATTTCTCAAGATCTGGGACTTCTACCCTTGGATTAGTAGGGATTTCGGCAATAATAAGGGGCACGGCGTCTTCTTTAGCAACCTGCTCCAAAACCAAATTAGTGCTTTGTACCATATCGTTATCCCCATCAACGGGTAAATCTACTATCTCCACATTATCCAGGCAATCAGCCACTCGTCTGGCCTGGTCGTTGGTTCCGCCATAGCAATTAGGAGGCACAACTATTTTAATAGGTTTACCGGGATATTTTTCCAGCGCATCGTCTATTAGTCCCATCATAATGGCATATTGAATAGACAGCCCGCAAGAACCAAGCAGTGCTTTTGTAGAAGTACCGGTAATTTTTTTAATAGATGCTACTACACTGGCTTTATGAGCTTCAATATTATTTTCTTCGGAAGCAACAGGTTTTCCTATTAATTGCTTTAAAGCAGAAAAAGAATCTGCCGGGGTCATCGCAATGGTTTCCCTTCTTCGCACGTGCTGAATTGCTGAGATATAAGTTTCGTTTTGTTTCCCATTGACTAATAGAATGCTTCCCAGTTTTGGATCAACATTTATAAAAAAGTCAATATTATCGGAAAAATTCGCTGTCTCGATCTCCTTCGATTGTGAAATAAAAACGCTACTACCATCAAAATCAGTAACCTCTTCAGCATTCTCTACCGGGTTTAATTCAAAATTATAAGCGTAAACACGCTTTAGCGTTTCCGCATCAAAATAATCTGGTAATTCGCCGGTATATGAAATTCGGGTATTTTTCTTATCGAATAAATTTTTTCTTAGAATCGCCAACACAGGAATTGTTCCTGATGAAAAACTAATTACATTTTCTGGCTTTACTCCATTTAACCTGGCAATAGCCCATTCCAATACTGAGGATAAAGGATGGCCCAACCGAATATAGTCGAAAGCGGTAGGTAATTCCTTAAGCGC contains the following coding sequences:
- a CDS encoding transposase — translated: MGGFYGVNGKKLQRQYKNYLSDFKDWDQKSHSKKWLIFPENISSKLSIDETALSKGELYTIIANKKAKGKKGSIVAIFSGTKVEPIIEQLLKIPASKRARVKEITLDMANSMKTIARKCFPKAIQVTDRFHVQKLTFEALQDIRIKHRWEAIDLENEQIKQARLKQKSFSPETFANGDTRKQLLARSRYLLYKAPSNWTENQHERSKILFEQYPDIKLAFKLTQRLRNKCCA
- a CDS encoding transposase; this encodes MFSKQEALDPYIDLLKILLPELLITHFDLTGHQTEGGILHLHFEEKPEIPKEFSSQMVIAHGFHKEITIQDFPVRGKKVFLHIKRRRWLNKQSKQVIQRDWNLVAQGTRMTVEFAAFLKVLSQY
- a CDS encoding PAS domain S-box protein is translated as MDIKSIESEFDLEPFFSLSHDYLYIAGFDGYFRKINPAFVKLMGYTREELFSNPISNFVYPEDKKNTAETRAKILKGVPLLHFQNRYLTKSGEIVWLTWTSIPVPDKELIYAISKNITHLKKLEEDRHFRIRDLTSKNSGLTQLSYTTAHDLRSPVNNLISLVNLLDRSKIQDDETLLYLELLEKSVYKLKRTLNEQVDHLQENRFLKPYCESVNLKEVIQNIVDSLHSLIQETETCFEIDFSSVEFLKVNKFYLHSIFLNLITNSIKYAKPGIPPLISISSKKK
- a CDS encoding ATP-binding protein, with translation MEKTEHRLFKLHQKFTDNKDSKGIGLYLVKSYMNSLGGDIEVRSKNGVGTAFILNFKD
- a CDS encoding PLP-dependent transferase, which produces MKEAKVLNYIEDILENTPEDWLKLTTHRLDIYNEKLAKTEFLEQFEKLYAANNSETAALKELPTAFDYIRLGHPLSSVLEWAIARLNGVKPENVISFSSGTIPVLAILRKNLFDKKNTRISYTGELPDYFDAETLKRVYAYNFELNPVENAEEVTDFDGSSVFISQSKEIETANFSDNIDFFINVDPKLGSILLVNGKQNETYISAIQHVRRRETIAMTPADSFSALKQLIGKPVASEENNIEAHKASVVASIKKITGTSTKALLGSCGLSIQYAIMMGLIDDALEKYPGKPIKIVVPPNCYGGTNDQARRVADCLDNVEIVDLPVDGDNDMVQSTNLVLEQVAKEDAVPLIIAEIPTNPRVEVPDLEKLRAVLSESRKTATGETAIDPVFILDQTFCPNVQFLAEDGILSQIRTISYVSGSKFPSGGKCTAGYCVANKNAEDLLGKIEKHLILCDNEATDLQVEILAKQLPSMNQRIADAYVNTRSFVNFIKETLPEAKINFVSEELAQQGFTPSVFSLDLPTKGNTDEERETYKRALNQKLINMMISEIPNESKYCVSYGQLKGCYWTIPATSTQGTTKEDDKDYIARVSVSPDLDLKLHKKVFSDFVEQI